In Rubrivirga marina, the following are encoded in one genomic region:
- a CDS encoding helix-hairpin-helix domain-containing protein, producing MSPIGPTNIELAEALDQMAEVLVRQGEPNPYRVQAYLQAAAMVRDLEEPVARLYGEGGRDALMSLPGIGVSLAHHIAQYVETGRIGLRDRLLRADDPATLLATLPGVSERLARRLVDELGIESLAELERAAHDGRLQDLEGIGPRTTEAIRLQLNSILNRSARRRARRLRRQVAQLAAVQRRAEVAAEQATEAQAEAAEPTPDAPEERPVATIYSLFPPAAA from the coding sequence ATGTCTCCGATCGGACCGACCAACATCGAACTCGCCGAGGCGCTCGACCAGATGGCCGAGGTCCTCGTCCGCCAGGGCGAGCCGAACCCGTACCGCGTGCAGGCCTACCTCCAGGCCGCGGCCATGGTGCGCGACCTCGAGGAGCCCGTCGCGCGGTTGTACGGCGAGGGCGGGCGTGACGCGCTCATGTCGCTGCCCGGCATCGGCGTGAGCCTTGCCCACCACATCGCCCAGTACGTCGAGACCGGACGGATCGGCCTCCGTGACCGCCTCCTCCGTGCCGACGACCCGGCCACGCTCCTCGCCACGCTTCCGGGCGTGAGCGAGCGGCTCGCGCGGCGGCTCGTCGATGAGCTCGGTATCGAGTCGCTCGCCGAACTTGAGCGGGCAGCCCACGATGGCCGTCTCCAAGACCTGGAGGGCATCGGCCCACGGACGACCGAGGCCATCCGGCTCCAGCTCAACTCGATCCTGAACCGCTCGGCCCGCCGCCGTGCGCGCCGGCTCCGTCGGCAGGTCGCTCAGCTCGCCGCCGTCCAGCGCCGCGCCGAGGTCGCCGCCGAGCAGGCCACGGAGGCGCAGGCCGAGGCCGCGGAGCCGACGCCGGACGCGCCTGAGGAGCGGCCCGTCGCGACGATCTACTCGCTCTTCCCGCCCGCCGCCGCCTAG